One Alkaliphilus sp. B6464 genomic window carries:
- a CDS encoding TrkH family potassium uptake protein, translating into MSIKIDMHNIKLKPTQVLVIGFATIILIGGLLLNLPIASQNGESVGFINAIFTATSAVCVTGLSVVDTGTYWTAFGKTVILFLIQIGGLGFMTLATMFFIILGKKISLKERLIIQEAFNQSTLAGLVRFSKYVLIVTFAVEGLGALFLSLRFIPQYGWITGMAYSIFHSVSAFCNAGFDLIGNGKNLMPYVSDPIVSLTVSFLIIIGGIGFSVITDVFTNKKLRKLSLHTKMALLITALLLTIGTIGFIVLEWRNPDTLGNLNLGGKFLSGFFQSVTVRTAGFNTVDFAQMRTASKLLAIILMYIGGSPASTAGGIKTTTLGVILFTIISVIKGKSETELFRRRISRDIVNRAITIAIIGIFLIIFVTMILSITDSQFNFMEILFEVVSAFGTVGLTLGITPLLSALGKTLLIFMMFAGRVGILTIAFALARQQHKYKGNIKYPEGKILVG; encoded by the coding sequence ATGAGTATTAAAATAGATATGCATAATATAAAATTGAAGCCTACACAAGTTCTTGTAATCGGATTTGCAACGATAATTTTAATTGGAGGATTATTGTTAAATCTACCAATTGCATCTCAAAATGGGGAAAGTGTAGGTTTTATTAATGCTATTTTTACTGCTACATCAGCAGTATGTGTAACTGGCTTATCTGTTGTGGATACCGGTACCTATTGGACCGCATTTGGAAAGACTGTTATTCTATTCCTAATACAAATAGGTGGTTTAGGATTTATGACATTGGCTACCATGTTTTTTATTATATTAGGAAAGAAAATATCTTTAAAGGAAAGATTAATTATCCAAGAGGCTTTTAATCAGAGTACTCTAGCGGGGCTTGTGCGGTTTTCTAAGTATGTTTTAATAGTGACTTTCGCAGTAGAGGGATTAGGTGCTTTGTTTCTTTCCTTGAGGTTTATACCACAATATGGATGGATAACTGGCATGGCCTATTCGATATTTCACTCAGTTTCAGCTTTTTGTAATGCAGGTTTTGACTTAATCGGTAATGGAAAAAATTTAATGCCCTATGTCTCAGATCCTATTGTATCTCTTACGGTTTCCTTTTTAATCATTATTGGAGGGATTGGTTTTTCTGTTATAACTGATGTGTTTACTAATAAAAAACTTAGGAAACTATCTCTTCATACTAAAATGGCATTATTAATTACTGCACTGTTATTGACAATAGGCACTATTGGTTTTATAGTTTTAGAATGGAGAAACCCTGATACCCTAGGAAACCTAAATTTAGGTGGTAAGTTTCTATCTGGTTTTTTCCAATCAGTAACCGTTAGAACAGCAGGTTTTAATACCGTTGACTTTGCTCAAATGAGAACTGCTTCAAAATTATTAGCCATTATTCTGATGTATATTGGAGGATCTCCAGCATCTACAGCAGGTGGGATTAAAACCACAACCCTTGGTGTAATTCTCTTTACAATTATTTCTGTTATTAAGGGTAAGAGTGAAACCGAATTGTTTAGAAGGAGAATATCTAGAGATATAGTTAATAGAGCTATAACAATTGCTATTATAGGTATATTTTTAATTATTTTTGTTACAATGATACTATCTATTACTGATAGTCAATTTAATTTTATGGAAATTTTATTTGAAGTTGTGTCTGCCTTTGGTACTGTTGGTTTAACCCTAGGAATAACACCTCTATTAAGTGCACTTGGTAAGACTCTACTTATTTTTATGATGTTTGCTGGTAGAGTAGGTATACTTACAATTGCATTTGCACTGGCGAGACAGCAACATAAATATAAAGGAAATATTAAATACCCAGAAGGAAAAATTTTAGTAGGATAG
- a CDS encoding potassium channel family protein: MKQYVVIGCGRFGSSVARTLYKMGHDVLAIDSSEEIIQHVSDEVTHAVQADATDENSLKSLGIRNFDVAIITIGSDIQASIMATLIVKELGIKYVVAKANNEIHAKLLFKIGADRVVFPERDMGMRVAHNLVSSNILDYIELAPDYSIMEIAPLDDWVGKTLLEIDVRSKYGVNIMAIKHGYEINVSPIAMDRIGKDDILVVIGHNKDLEKIEKQVWS; encoded by the coding sequence ATGAAACAATATGTTGTTATAGGTTGTGGCCGTTTTGGAAGTAGTGTTGCAAGAACTCTGTACAAAATGGGACATGATGTATTAGCCATAGATAGTAGCGAAGAAATTATTCAGCATGTTTCTGATGAAGTTACCCATGCGGTTCAAGCTGATGCTACTGATGAAAACTCTTTGAAATCTTTAGGAATACGTAACTTTGATGTTGCAATTATTACAATTGGTTCGGACATACAGGCTTCTATTATGGCTACTTTAATAGTAAAGGAACTAGGTATTAAATATGTTGTGGCTAAGGCCAATAATGAAATCCATGCAAAACTACTATTTAAAATAGGAGCGGATCGCGTAGTTTTCCCTGAAAGGGATATGGGAATGCGTGTAGCTCACAATTTAGTATCTAGCAATATATTAGACTATATAGAATTAGCTCCAGATTATAGTATCATGGAAATAGCACCCTTAGATGATTGGGTAGGTAAAACATTGTTAGAAATAGATGTCAGATCTAAATATGGTGTAAATATTATGGCAATAAAGCATGGCTATGAAATTAATGTATCCCCAATAGCTATGGATCGAATTGGTAAGGATGATATTCTTGTTGTTATTGGTCATAACAAAGATTTAGAAAAAATTGAAAAACAGGTTTGGTCATAG
- a CDS encoding TrmH family RNA methyltransferase — protein sequence MDIKLISSESNSIIKHIKSLQLKKQRVKHLQFTVEGVRIVEECLKHNGDIEYVVFSEELHQVQGGSDLLNKVSSKGHTIYQLPSQLFSKLATTESPQGVMAVVNMKNSSLEDLKFEDDDNLFFVILDRIQDPGNMGTIIRTAESARVDAVIIAKGSVDPYNSKTLRATMGAIFHLPIVLCDSDEEWIEYLKEKNVKLIAADLDTDKTYIHIDYRKNIGIIIGNEANGIDSHILSKVDERVIIPILGKIESLNASIAAGILIYKAAEEKHLRKV from the coding sequence ATGGATATTAAGTTAATTAGTAGTGAGAGCAATTCTATTATTAAGCATATAAAGTCGCTTCAGCTTAAGAAACAAAGGGTAAAACACCTTCAGTTTACAGTAGAGGGTGTAAGAATTGTTGAAGAATGCTTAAAACATAATGGGGATATTGAATATGTTGTTTTTAGTGAAGAATTGCACCAAGTTCAAGGGGGCTCAGATTTATTAAACAAGGTTTCCTCAAAAGGACATACTATTTATCAGTTACCTAGTCAATTATTTAGCAAGCTAGCAACCACAGAGAGTCCACAAGGCGTTATGGCTGTAGTTAACATGAAGAATAGTAGTTTGGAAGATCTGAAGTTTGAAGATGATGATAATTTATTCTTTGTTATTTTAGATCGCATACAGGATCCCGGTAATATGGGAACTATTATTCGCACCGCAGAAAGTGCTAGAGTTGATGCAGTAATAATAGCAAAGGGAAGTGTTGATCCGTACAATAGTAAAACTCTTAGAGCTACAATGGGAGCAATATTTCACTTACCAATTGTACTGTGTGATAGTGATGAAGAATGGATTGAATATTTAAAAGAAAAAAATGTAAAACTAATAGCTGCAGATTTAGATACAGATAAAACCTATATTCATATTGATTACCGTAAAAATATTGGTATAATAATAGGGAATGAGGCAAATGGAATTGATAGCCACATATTATCTAAGGTAGACGAAAGGGTTATAATTCCAATCTTGGGAAAAATCGAGTCTTTGAATGCATCTATAGCAGCTGGCATTTTGATTTATAAAGCTGCAGAAGAAAAACATCTAAGAAAAGTTTGA
- a CDS encoding YqzL family protein → MKTPDVFWKLFELTGSVTAYIMYKKLSIN, encoded by the coding sequence ATGAAGACTCCTGATGTGTTTTGGAAACTATTTGAGTTGACAGGTTCCGTTACAGCCTATATTATGTATAAGAAACTATCCATTAATTAA
- the pheS gene encoding phenylalanine--tRNA ligase subunit alpha, with protein MEGKLKALKEKAILEINEADSTAILEKARIHYLGKKGELTEILRGMGALSAEERPLIGKIANIVRENIEIALEEAKKSIKIKELDKKLQSETIDVTMPGKEIKVGKRHPLTQAMDDLKNIFISMGFKVAEGPEVETVYYNFDALNAPKNHPSRDVSDTFYINESTILRTQTSPVQVRVMEKNEPPIRIVSLGRCFRNDTPDATHSPMFHQIEGLVVDKGITMGDLKGTLEVFAKNFFGPNTQIKFRPHNFPFTEPSAEVDATCFKCGGEGCSVCKGNGWIEVLGAGMVHPNVLRNCGIDPEVYSGFAFGMGIDRLTMQKYGIDDIRLLFENDMRFINQF; from the coding sequence ATGGAAGGAAAATTAAAAGCATTGAAGGAAAAAGCTATATTAGAAATTAACGAAGCTGATTCTACAGCTATTTTAGAAAAGGCTAGAATTCACTATTTAGGTAAAAAAGGAGAATTAACTGAAATATTAAGGGGAATGGGAGCATTAAGTGCCGAGGAACGTCCTTTAATAGGTAAAATAGCTAATATTGTTAGGGAAAATATTGAGATTGCATTAGAAGAAGCTAAAAAAAGTATTAAAATCAAAGAGTTAGACAAGAAGTTACAATCTGAAACAATTGATGTAACCATGCCTGGTAAAGAGATTAAGGTAGGAAAAAGACATCCTTTAACACAAGCTATGGATGATTTAAAAAATATTTTTATAAGCATGGGCTTTAAAGTTGCTGAAGGTCCAGAAGTAGAAACCGTATATTATAACTTTGACGCTTTAAATGCTCCAAAAAATCATCCATCTAGAGATGTTAGTGATACTTTCTACATAAACGAAAGTACAATTTTAAGAACACAAACATCTCCAGTGCAGGTTAGAGTTATGGAAAAAAATGAGCCACCAATTAGAATTGTTTCATTAGGTCGTTGCTTTAGAAATGATACTCCAGATGCTACCCATTCTCCTATGTTCCATCAAATAGAGGGGCTTGTAGTAGATAAAGGCATTACAATGGGAGATCTGAAAGGAACATTAGAGGTATTTGCAAAGAACTTTTTCGGTCCCAATACTCAAATAAAGTTTAGACCACATAACTTTCCATTTACAGAACCTAGTGCAGAGGTTGATGCTACTTGCTTTAAATGTGGTGGAGAGGGTTGTAGTGTATGTAAGGGAAATGGTTGGATAGAAGTTTTAGGCGCAGGAATGGTTCATCCAAATGTACTTAGAAATTGTGGTATAGACCCTGAAGTGTATAGCGGATTTGCCTTTGGTATGGGAATAGACCGTCTAACTATGCAAAAATATGGAATTGATGATATTCGTTTATTATTTGAAAATGATATGCGTTTTATCAATCAATTTTAA
- the pheT gene encoding phenylalanine--tRNA ligase subunit beta — protein MYVSMNWIKDYVNINIDTNEFADKMTMSGSMVEKIDILCDDIKNVVVGHIESITQHPNADKLVVCQVNVGDEKLQIVTGATNVSEGDYIPVAVHGAILPGGLKIKKGKLRGEISEGMLCSADELGIPKAMIPEEIKDGIWILDKAYPLGQDITETLNLKDQVIEFEITSNRPDCLSVIGMAREVGATLNENVQYPNVEVIEIKDKASDHISVEIQDNEGCTRYVARVIKNIKIGSSPQWIQQRLINAGVRPINNIVDITNYVMLEYGQPLHAFDLSYIEGNKIVVKRAKDDELFKTLDGVERKLKSSMTVIADEKKSLAIAGVMGGEQSEVTENTKTILLESAHFSSNNIRLTSKQLALRTEASSRYEKGVDPNIARLAADRACQLIVELGAGEVLEGVVDIYPEERMPRQVIIRPKKINDLLGISLSNEEMIDIFNRLEITTKDLGDTLEVTVPTYRMDLVMEADFAEEVGRIFGYDKIPPTMAKGNIEVGGKPSRQIIADVAKDLLNAMGFNEILTYSFVSPKTIDMINLDENSIKRNMVKLINPLGDETSVMRTSLLPNILEVAARNTNRKVEDFRAFEIGQIFITKTDKMQELPLEIPSLVMAMYGKEDFFTLKGIVETLLDGLGIKEYEFIVEKNNSSYHPGRCANVIVQDRVLGTIGELHPIVIENYDLNQRCYCGELDFSILADITNMERLYESLPKYPAITRDFAVVVKDDVLVKEIEDIIKAQGGDILESFKLFDVYQGSQIKDGFKSIAYTITYRNKERTLTDDEVNVAHNRILADISKKLDGALRE, from the coding sequence ATGTATGTATCAATGAACTGGATTAAAGATTATGTAAATATTAATATAGATACTAATGAATTTGCAGATAAAATGACAATGTCTGGATCTATGGTAGAAAAAATAGATATACTATGTGATGATATTAAAAATGTTGTTGTTGGGCATATAGAAAGTATCACACAGCACCCTAATGCTGATAAATTAGTTGTTTGTCAAGTAAATGTTGGAGATGAAAAACTTCAAATTGTAACTGGCGCAACTAATGTTTCTGAAGGAGATTATATTCCTGTTGCGGTCCATGGCGCAATACTACCTGGAGGGTTGAAAATTAAAAAAGGAAAGCTTAGAGGAGAGATTTCTGAGGGAATGCTTTGTTCTGCTGACGAATTAGGTATCCCCAAAGCTATGATACCTGAAGAAATTAAGGATGGAATTTGGATATTAGATAAAGCCTATCCTTTAGGTCAAGATATTACCGAAACACTTAATTTAAAAGATCAAGTAATTGAATTTGAAATTACATCAAACAGACCGGACTGTTTAAGTGTTATCGGAATGGCTAGGGAAGTAGGGGCTACCTTAAATGAAAATGTGCAATATCCAAATGTAGAGGTTATAGAAATAAAAGATAAGGCATCGGATCATATTTCTGTGGAAATACAAGACAATGAAGGATGTACAAGATACGTTGCAAGAGTTATTAAAAATATAAAGATTGGTTCTTCTCCGCAGTGGATACAGCAAAGATTAATTAATGCAGGGGTTCGTCCAATTAATAATATAGTAGATATTACCAACTATGTAATGCTAGAGTACGGCCAACCATTACATGCTTTCGACCTATCCTATATTGAAGGGAACAAAATTGTAGTTAAGAGAGCTAAAGACGATGAATTATTCAAAACCTTAGATGGAGTGGAAAGAAAATTAAAGTCGTCTATGACAGTAATTGCTGATGAGAAGAAATCTCTAGCTATTGCAGGTGTAATGGGTGGAGAACAATCTGAAGTAACAGAAAATACAAAAACTATATTATTAGAGTCTGCACATTTTAGCTCAAATAATATAAGGCTTACTTCTAAGCAATTGGCCCTTAGAACAGAGGCTTCTTCAAGATATGAAAAAGGTGTTGATCCTAATATAGCACGCTTAGCTGCAGATAGAGCATGTCAATTAATTGTAGAACTAGGGGCAGGAGAAGTACTTGAAGGAGTAGTTGATATTTATCCTGAAGAAAGAATGCCTCGACAAGTAATAATTAGACCTAAAAAAATTAATGATCTTCTAGGTATTTCTTTAAGTAATGAAGAAATGATTGATATTTTCAACAGGCTAGAGATCACTACGAAGGATTTAGGTGATACTCTTGAGGTCACAGTTCCAACCTATAGAATGGATCTTGTAATGGAAGCAGATTTTGCTGAAGAAGTAGGGAGAATTTTTGGATATGACAAAATACCACCTACAATGGCTAAGGGAAATATAGAAGTTGGAGGTAAACCTAGCAGACAAATTATAGCAGATGTGGCGAAGGATCTTTTAAATGCAATGGGCTTTAATGAAATTTTAACATATTCATTCGTTAGCCCTAAAACTATAGATATGATTAATCTTGATGAAAACAGCATAAAAAGAAATATGGTAAAGCTAATCAATCCTCTTGGAGATGAGACTAGTGTCATGCGAACTAGTTTACTTCCAAATATACTAGAAGTTGCAGCTAGAAATACAAATCGAAAGGTTGAGGATTTTAGGGCATTTGAAATTGGTCAAATATTTATTACTAAGACTGATAAGATGCAAGAGTTACCGCTTGAAATTCCAAGTTTAGTAATGGCTATGTATGGTAAAGAAGACTTCTTTACATTGAAAGGAATAGTAGAAACATTATTAGATGGTCTAGGAATTAAAGAATATGAGTTTATAGTGGAGAAAAATAATTCAAGTTATCATCCTGGCAGATGCGCAAATGTTATAGTACAAGATAGAGTTCTAGGAACTATTGGTGAATTACATCCTATAGTAATAGAAAACTATGATTTAAATCAAAGATGTTACTGCGGGGAATTAGATTTTAGTATTTTAGCAGATATTACAAATATGGAAAGGCTTTATGAATCGCTACCAAAATATCCGGCTATAACTAGAGACTTTGCTGTTGTGGTAAAGGATGATGTATTGGTAAAGGAAATTGAAGATATTATTAAGGCTCAAGGTGGAGATATACTAGAGAGCTTTAAATTATTTGATGTTTACCAAGGAAGCCAAATTAAAGATGGCTTTAAAAGCATTGCATATACTATTACCTATAGAAATAAGGAACGTACTTTAACAGATGATGAGGTAAATGTTGCTCATAATCGTATTTTAGCTGATATTAGTAAAAAACTGGATGGAGCATTAAGAGAATAA
- the zapA gene encoding cell division protein ZapA, with product MSQKNKVLVKINGQEYPIVGAEPKEYLLKVGSFVDDNMEAVAKANKKLSTSMIAVLTCINITDQFLKMKNNFEELQKEMQLPQVEIEELEKYIETLRDQLKEKDEAYFNLEKKIEEIELQQQEDERIKALNDQLLEKDDDLQKAQILINDLQNKLFDNQIKLVQATKELEEYMVKNDLKKNNRDFRGK from the coding sequence ATGAGTCAAAAAAACAAAGTTTTAGTTAAAATAAATGGACAAGAATATCCTATTGTCGGTGCTGAACCTAAAGAGTATTTATTAAAGGTAGGCAGTTTTGTGGATGATAATATGGAAGCTGTAGCTAAGGCTAATAAAAAACTTAGCACTTCAATGATTGCTGTATTAACATGTATTAACATTACAGACCAATTTTTAAAGATGAAAAATAACTTTGAAGAGTTACAGAAAGAAATGCAATTACCTCAGGTAGAAATTGAAGAATTAGAAAAGTATATAGAAACTCTCCGTGACCAGTTAAAGGAAAAGGATGAAGCATACTTTAATCTTGAGAAAAAAATTGAAGAAATAGAATTACAGCAACAAGAGGATGAGCGCATAAAGGCACTAAACGATCAATTATTAGAGAAGGATGATGATTTGCAAAAAGCGCAAATCCTAATTAATGACTTGCAGAATAAATTGTTTGATAATCAAATTAAACTAGTACAGGCAACAAAGGAATTAGAAGAATATATGGTGAAAAATGATTTAAAGAAAAATAATAGGGATTTTCGAGGAAAATAA
- a CDS encoding site-specific integrase: MTWGDVDEVNSKLTVNKQWKRLKDGSFGFGTVKRKNSNRTVPISQNTLNALLKYKKNNPTDIKNRIFLDNSPQNVSYRIYKKLNNKGLDVTMHDLRHTYATMLVASGVDFKTVAQLMGHDVEMTIKTYSHVTEDMIKKATNTVNFIF, from the coding sequence TTGACTTGGGGAGATGTAGATGAAGTAAACAGTAAGTTAACTGTTAACAAACAATGGAAAAGATTAAAAGATGGCTCATTTGGATTTGGTACTGTAAAACGCAAAAATTCAAATAGGACTGTTCCTATATCTCAAAATACATTAAATGCACTTTTGAAATATAAAAAGAACAATCCTACAGATATTAAAAATAGAATCTTTTTAGATAATAGTCCTCAAAATGTATCTTATAGAATTTATAAAAAATTAAATAATAAAGGCTTAGATGTTACTATGCACGATCTAAGACATACTTATGCGACCATGCTAGTCGCAAGTGGAGTAGATTTCAAAACTGTTGCCCAGCTCATGGGTCATGATGTGGAAATGACCATAAAAACCTATTCTCATGTAACGGAAGATATGATAAAAAAAGCTACGAATACAGTTAATTTTATTTTTTAA
- a CDS encoding nuclear transport factor 2 family protein, giving the protein MNYKEKVIALWNDMDKQNWSALHIYFEDDAIINWNNTNERFNVEEFVRINAEYPEDWNIKIERLECIESLVISVVKVQLKNGDISVHATSFFEFNNGKIKVLNEYWGDDGKAPKWRIDKQIGKPIISM; this is encoded by the coding sequence ATGAACTACAAAGAAAAAGTAATAGCTCTATGGAATGACATGGATAAACAGAATTGGAGTGCTCTACATATATATTTTGAAGATGATGCCATAATTAACTGGAATAACACAAATGAAAGGTTTAATGTAGAAGAATTTGTAAGAATAAACGCTGAGTATCCAGAAGACTGGAATATTAAAATTGAACGCTTAGAATGTATTGAAAGTTTGGTTATTTCTGTTGTGAAAGTACAACTTAAAAATGGTGATATATCTGTTCACGCAACATCATTTTTCGAGTTTAATAACGGTAAAATAAAAGTATTGAATGAATACTGGGGGGATGATGGAAAAGCACCAAAGTGGAGAATTGATAAACAAATAGGTAAACCGATTATATCTATGTAA
- a CDS encoding N-acetylmuramoyl-L-alanine amidase has product MGFINNPIEEQLFKNDEFLEKVAVGIAKGILEHIGINYMPKEDKPMDTPQ; this is encoded by the coding sequence GTGGGTTTTATTAATAATCCTATAGAGGAACAACTATTTAAAAATGATGAGTTTTTAGAGAAGGTAGCTGTAGGAATTGCAAAAGGAATATTAGAGCATATTGGCATTAATTACATGCCGAAGGAGGATAAACCTATGGATACACCACAATAG
- a CDS encoding phage holin family protein, with product MNYKTFYNSLVAFLGTWTTYLLGGWDGTLKILAILMAVDYITGLMKGFKNKNLASDIGFNGLMKKGAIFLVVILAHQIDMIIAVENPIFRTMAVLFYTANEGISVTENIALLGVPLPPGILDALKKLKDNTENKMLG from the coding sequence ATGAACTATAAAACATTTTATAATAGCTTAGTTGCTTTTTTAGGAACATGGACAACATATCTTCTTGGAGGGTGGGATGGCACATTGAAAATATTAGCTATTTTAATGGCAGTAGATTATATAACAGGATTAATGAAAGGATTTAAGAATAAGAACCTAGCAAGTGATATAGGTTTTAACGGACTAATGAAAAAAGGTGCTATATTCCTAGTAGTAATATTAGCACACCAAATAGATATGATTATTGCTGTAGAGAATCCCATCTTTAGAACTATGGCAGTTTTATTCTATACAGCTAATGAAGGTATAAGTGTAACGGAAAACATAGCATTGCTTGGTGTACCTTTACCTCCTGGTATATTAGATGCGCTTAAAAAGCTAAAAGATAATACAGAGAATAAAATGTTAGGATAG
- a CDS encoding spore coat protein encodes MDSSQEINTQRCNNPCNDPIRIGATCVAQIDGRFFLIIEIEIEIMGFVREEVIIMEISAAQAVALIASGVMRCQIVTTIPPRGNLICAFVVGQNAFLIFNVENSTDRLVLVRVPLCTII; translated from the coding sequence ATGGATTCTAGTCAAGAAATTAATACACAAAGATGCAACAATCCATGCAATGATCCAATTAGGATAGGTGCGACATGTGTAGCTCAGATAGATGGAAGATTTTTCTTGATTATAGAAATTGAAATAGAAATTATGGGTTTTGTGAGGGAAGAAGTGATTATAATGGAGATATCGGCAGCTCAAGCAGTGGCGTTAATAGCATCAGGAGTTATGCGTTGTCAAATAGTTACCACAATTCCTCCAAGAGGAAATCTTATTTGTGCATTTGTAGTAGGTCAAAATGCATTCTTAATATTTAATGTTGAAAATTCAACTGATCGTCTAGTTCTAGTTAGAGTACCTTTATGTACAATTATTTAA
- a CDS encoding DUF3888 domain-containing protein has product MKKIIFVVSLLIISFVSGYFIHKYSFEIKTQLSQDTIIQEPKQELYQDIFVTLLLPFIDKAVEDYYGLSYNAAPYDVEVLSIERPNGYRTFVFQIKLKVMPYIGPHLYVGEDHITISLELNEVKVIEFKHVKSYELPPRYKQVHPIPHAE; this is encoded by the coding sequence TTGAAAAAAATAATATTTGTAGTCAGTTTATTAATTATATCATTTGTAAGTGGCTATTTTATTCATAAATATAGCTTTGAAATCAAGACACAATTAAGTCAAGATACCATTATACAAGAACCTAAACAAGAACTATATCAAGACATTTTTGTTACTTTACTTCTACCATTTATAGATAAAGCAGTAGAAGATTATTATGGATTATCATATAATGCTGCACCATATGATGTTGAAGTGCTAAGTATCGAAAGACCTAATGGTTATCGTACATTTGTCTTTCAAATAAAACTTAAAGTAATGCCATATATAGGTCCGCATCTATATGTAGGAGAGGACCATATTACAATTTCGCTGGAGTTAAATGAGGTTAAAGTTATAGAATTTAAACATGTTAAAAGCTATGAGTTACCTCCACGCTATAAACAGGTACACCCAATCCCGCACGCAGAATGA
- a CDS encoding LexA family protein produces MVDQSLKYSLSNHKVIEIMYMKDLKITQRRIQVLKMDNEIIKALDIGKGQLRTFKIDNILSAIDTKLIDSSEGTRGGGIIMLTERQMEILKAIHQYMQANSISPTVRNIRDLVGVKSSSTVHGHLTALEHEGYITKVEGSPRSIAVTKKGISALEEYKK; encoded by the coding sequence ATGGTAGATCAATCATTAAAGTACTCATTAAGTAACCATAAAGTAATAGAAATTATGTATATGAAAGACTTAAAAATAACTCAAAGAAGAATTCAGGTATTAAAGATGGATAATGAAATAATAAAAGCCTTGGACATAGGTAAGGGACAATTAAGGACCTTTAAAATAGATAACATACTATCAGCAATAGATACAAAATTAATTGATAGTAGTGAAGGGACAAGGGGGGGGGGAATTATCATGCTAACTGAAAGGCAGATGGAAATTTTAAAAGCAATACATCAATATATGCAAGCTAATAGTATAAGTCCAACTGTAAGAAATATTAGAGATTTAGTAGGAGTAAAATCAAGTAGTACAGTACATGGACATCTTACTGCTTTAGAGCATGAAGGATATATTACCAAAGTAGAAGGCAGTCCAAGGTCTATAGCTGTAACCAAAAAGGGAATAAGTGCACTAGAAGAATATAAGAAATAG